In the Populus trichocarpa isolate Nisqually-1 chromosome 1, P.trichocarpa_v4.1, whole genome shotgun sequence genome, one interval contains:
- the LOC7495815 gene encoding cyclic phosphodiesterase, whose amino-acid sequence MEMTDGAGVLTQKNDYSVWAIPPEDVRERLKKLMGGLRSEFGGPEIFQPHITVVGAMSLTEQEALEKFRSACEGLKPYHAKADSVVAGAFPSQCLYLLFQSTPEVMDASAHCCRHFGYKRSNQYMPRLSLLYGTLTKEEKKKAQEKAYLLDESINGMNFQVSRLALWITDREDKGNLETWKLIAECSLSPN is encoded by the exons ATGGAGATGACCGATGGAGCAGGTGTTCTGACCCAAAAGAATGATTATTCAGTGTGGGCGATTCCACCTGAAGATGTGAGAGAAAGGCTGAAGAAGTTGATGGGGGGTCTTAGATCAGAGTTCGGTGGGCCTGAGATATTCCAGCCACATATAACTGTTGTCGGTGCTATGAGCTTAACGGAGCAGGAAGCTTTGGAGAAGTTCAGGTCAGCTTGTGAAGGGCTCAAGCCTTATCATGCGAAGGCTGATAGTGTAGTTGCCGGGGCTTTTCCTTCTCAGTGCCTTTATTTGCTCTTTCAGTCAACGCCTGAG GTCATGGATGCCAGTGCACACTGCTGTAGGCATTTTGGATACAAGAGGTCTAATC AGTACATGCCCCGTCTTAGCCTTCTTTACGGGACTCtaacaaaagaagagaagaagaaggctCAAGAAAAAGCTTATCTTCTTGATGAGAGCATCAATGGCATGAACTTCCAGGTAAGTCGCCTGGCTTTGTGGATAACAGACCGTGAAGACAAAGGAAATTTGGAAACGTGGAAGCTGATTGCTGAGTGCAGCCTTAGCCCCAACTAG